Below is a genomic region from Macrobrachium rosenbergii isolate ZJJX-2024 chromosome 24, ASM4041242v1, whole genome shotgun sequence.
CAACCGCTATGGCGTGGAATCTATACAGTGGTGACGGTTGGATTATTTTGTTAGCCAAGTCGACTTTATAAACAAAGGTGAGTATTGCCATTTCTCCCAGTATTTTAACTTGATAAAACAATCATCTCAGATTCATTAAACGTGCTTTGTGATGTCACTTCATGATCTAATATCTTAGTAGATTGGAATCAAACCTGTTTACACTCGTCACTTCAATCGAAGAGGAAGGCAAACTTGGCTTCGTTACAAGTCCTTAAAGGGAAATAGACCGTCGTTTCCTAATACAGTTATGGTTCCTGAATCTCAACAAGCAAACGATTGAATTTCAAAGAAGACAAATGTTTTGTTATCTTTACTTCTTGACTTACGAGACATTTCATAAGATATTTCATAAGGCACCAGCGCAATCCGAACTTTGATGccatattagaaaagaaaagaaactttctAAAAATAACTAGAGGTCTGCGATGATTTGAGCGTTCTTAACGCATATTAACTATTGTGACTGGATGATAAATTTTACCGGATGAATGATACAAAGAAGAAttagttttgtctcttatggCAGGATTTATACTAAATCTTAAGGCCTTTAAAGTAAGAATTGCTTTTATAAACTGTTGTACCCGAGACGAAAATTTAGAGGAGACGAGTTAACTGATTTTGGTAGGCCACCTTAATCTGCTGTCATTTTCACGACATCGTGTGCTTgtactgaaactctctctctctctctctctctctctctctctctctctctctctctctctctctctctctctctctctctcttttcctgataATGTCATCCAAAATTCCTTAGCAATTTTGGCTTAAGGTATCGCTAGCCTGTGCGTGGAGTAGAGTAACTACTAAGCAATGCATAAATCTTGGTAGTTACATTTAGTAATAGACGCCTCATGGTACCCAAATTTATGTTCTTATATTCGGTATGAAACTTGTCAAActggtttgaaaaaaaaacaaaaacacatacacagtaCCTATTTAGGAAGTAGCCAGATCCCAGAGTGGACAGTTTCCTTAGTGCTAGGCCTATACATTTGAAGAAGAGCAATATGACAAACCGTGACAGCCAAAGTTGTGGGCCTCCCAGTCCTTTTCGGAAAACTCCCGAATTCTTAATAACGTCTGATAATTGGGAGACTAACTCCCATATATGTATCAGAATCATCCGGTCCCAGAAGTCGGACTAAGCTCTGCAAGAGTAGATCCTACAGTTTGATGTAGGACTCTTTGTTGGGCTGATTTTCCATATCCATTTTCAAAACAGATGAATCGGAGGTTTCTGAACTGAATTATCTACATTTTAGCTTTGCTGTAAAGTCATTATATCCCATTCATGTTAAAAAGCTAGGCTCATAGCTTTACTGGCTTGAATCTCGAGACCTCGTTGTTGGCGCTAGACTAAGTGTGGGACAAACTTCTTATCAGTGCCTTCACTTTTATCCACGTGTTCCTCGATTTGTATCTTTTCAATCTAATCCTTTTTTGTTTccgctgctgttgttgtttcatGCGAAATATCTGCTGTTTTCCATATTTCAAAAAGGGTCCatcaaaattcatttctcttgGTCTACATCAGTGACTTTCTAGTAACGGTTCTGCATGTCTGTTTATAGTTCAGACCACTATGACTTTTGTTTCCCACACCGGGCCAATTAGtccaaatttcattcattcattcgaaGTGACCATGTAATCGATGTGACTACTGTTCTGGGATgcttatttattgtttcattgcCTCTCTTTTTCGTCCCAGGTGTCTTACGTTGGTCTTATCAACAATTATctgatttttctttgtatttatattcttatgttttaatCCCCTTTACGGCACGAGTCAACAAAATGGAACCAAAGACTGTAGTATTAGTAATGGTTCTCGTGATCATAGTacagaactgaactgaactggatatagaatttaagccaaaggtcatgcactgggacctatgaggtcattcggcgctgaaaagaaaattgacagtgaaaggtctgaaaggtgtcattggaggaaaacctcaaagcagttgcactatgaatcaactgttaggaaagggtggagagtaagatggaagaaagaaagaatatgaaaggaacgGGGGTTGCAGTAAAAgcggaacgctgcaaagaaccttaaggctGGCACCAAGTCAAACTCAATGCTTTCCAGAAAATTCAGAATCTGTTGGAATTGATGAAAATTCTTGATCTTGACTGAcgtaaaatttgtcatttgaaggcttttcttaaacttttttgcaaTCCGTATGCCCTTTGAGACTTGCAAATCTCAGATAATTCTTAAAAAACAACTTTAGAAGTTATTTCGCCATCAGCAACTAACCTAACAACTGCAATGTAAAAGTCTGCAGATTTTATtgactaacatatatatacacaagttagATTAAGTACGCTTTGAATGAAAGAATCAACATGGACTAAGCAGAATTGTTTTTGAGTGTAATCATTTCTAAACAAGGACACCAAAAACTCTTACCAGacagcattttcagttttctttaaaaaaactattgtagCCTGTCCGTCCACGTTTTTCTGTCTTAGATCTTAATTAAATtggttgttgatcatccaccctccaatcattagaCACATaatcagccctctagcctcggtaacgATATTAGGTTATAATCATGCTTCACTATAGGATAGGGAcatggttaaaagtttcatgggcagcggctcatacagcattaaaccgagaccaccgaaagatagaactattttcggtgacctCAATTAAAcgctgcgcagaaaactcgattgcattttttacttttctgaaagttttacTTAATGTAAGTAATGTTTGTAAGTGTATTGTGACAATAAGGAAATATCTGACGCGAAAGACAGCTGTTCTTAGCTACCGCAAATTAAATTGAAAACAATGAGTCTAAATACTGATTCAGTCACGATTCCTTTCCAGATTAAAATGTGGGGTTCCTCCAGAAAGGTGACAGTGACTGAAACATCGTACCATTCCTCGACGAAATTCGAGAAGATCAGCTCACAGAATCAGAATCAGAGTCCCAAGGTAAGAACCTTGGATAACTTAAAGTGTTCCTGTAGCTATAGCTTATTGCCATTCATACaggcaaaatattaatttattgcttggtagattttatttcaacaagagagccacttttttttttttttgcagttgcgACTGCAAATAGGCAACAGTTTTCCGCATCTTGGCTTGATTCGAAGTTCTGATTGATTGTTGCCACTGTCTGATGATCACTGCAGTGGACTGTTAAAGtcagctttcttttatttttccgcCAAAACAGAAGAAGATGACTGACACGGAGGAAGcagcactgaaggaaaagaaatCCGAGAACTGCCGGAGGCGAAGCTCGCACGAAAGAGACGATAAAAACGCCGCCGGTGAGAGCAATCTCAGGAGAGCCGTGCAGGAAAAACTTGAGAAGGAAAAGTTCAGAGAGAACTGCATCTCGAGCGAGGCCATCGCTCTGCCCTGGGTACCGGCGGAATCTAAGATACCGAGAGAAGAGCCCAGAAAATGCCCAGTGAGTGATGAGTCCAACAAAAAGGTTGTAGTTGAGCTTAAGTGGCTTGACAGTGAGGGTAATGCCAGCAGGAATGGTTCGGTGGAGCCACAGGCGTGTGCCATTAAGGCCTCTCTCACTCTCGCCGAGGTGGATAAGGTCAGTGAGTTTATAACTCATCTGAAGATGGATAAGGCTACTCATGCAGAACATTCAGCAGACACTGACAGTCTGGGTAACCGGACACTTCAAGGAAAGTCCTTAGGTAATTTGCAGAACGAATTATCATCTCACAATCCTGATCATTATGACAGTGTCCCTACTTTCACGAGAACAAGATCCAATAACAATATGGATGTAATTGACGACGCACATTCATCCCTAGGACtaacaaacgaaataaaaactgGTTCAACAAGATGTGCCACACCAATGCAAGACAATGTCCAGTCCAGTTCAGCTGATCTGTTAGGAGGTAAGACACTGGGTACATATTCAGCAAAGAGATCAACCAAAGAAAATGGTTATGCATTTGAGGACACGAAGCCTGTAAGTAGGGTGTCAACAAGATCTGCAACACCGTTTGATACCACATCAAGGAGTTTCATGCCTGTTAATATTCCCCGTGAGTCTAGTCTTCCCCCAACTAAAACAACAGGAAGAATGTTGAACAGCCACAATCTTTCAGATCCACTAACAGACAACTACAGAAGATATCCCAGCACTGCTTCACACCCCAGCGATGTTCACACAAGCCCAATAGTGACTTATGATGACATCGAGTTAGACCATATGGTACAATCGGCACTTGCATTAGCTAGAGCCAGGAGGGGGCTGTCACTTCAGAGAATACTGGATGATTCTGCCGATGTTCCACTGAGGAGGCCTATGAGTAGATTTCGAGATTCAGTGTCGATGTCAAGAACTGATGATTCAGACAGTTACTTGTCGAGATATCCAAATTACAGAAGATATCAGAGAACTTCCTGCGAACCATTTGATTTCACATCCAACGTGTCATCAGTGAAGGAAGACAATCCACTATCATTTGTTCCAGAGAATGGCTCATTAACAAGACCGTCGACGAGGGCAACATCCATGCCTGCTGTGTCACGCAACAGGCGAGATGTTAGGACCCTGGACAGAGACGTAGTTTCTGATTTCAGCCCGTCCTTAAATGCCAACAGTGGCAAAGACACAGAGTCCCCAGAAGATTCATCTTTTGACAGGAGTCAAATGATCAGAGGGAGCTCTCCCTCTCTCAAGAAACCTTTGACTTTGCCAGAGATAACAGAAGAACAAGATAAAGTTCCGAGCATTGTAGAAGAAATGGACCTTCTTACAACATACCATGGAGCAGGTGTCTTCTGCTCGTCACTCACTGATGACGTCCCAGAAGTTACAGTCCAAAGAAAAGATCCGAGGAGAGGCAGGTCTATATCTGTAATGAGGAGATTGCTCTCTGATGGGGAGGGTCAGTACAGTAGAGAGGCTACACCTATGTCTAGTCTCAGGAAGCAGTTCAAGGTTTGGTTGGAATGGAAGTGTTGTTGTTGGCgtgccttttcatttttctttttttctttttttttttttgtacagctcCTCTTAAGTTGCacctttatttttgaaatacacTGTACACAGCAGCTGCAAGCTTCCTCTAACAGCTAAATGAAGCCACTGATTACAAAAATCTTTTCGTTGGCTGGTTTATGTTTGTAAGTCCTTGAACAGCTTCATCAAAATCTCACACTTTTATTTTAAAGCACATTACTATAACAGCGTTACAGTTTCgataatcttttaaatattatttgtaaagtacCTCACCTGCAAAGCTtctattgaaaaagaaatgaccCAATGataacatcattaaaaaaataactgagcaGAAATGATCACACAAAAGCAACTCTCCAAGAGATCGCATGCAATAACTCTAAGCCATTTGGCTACGCGATGCCAACTAAGAACTGATGCCAAACATTGCAGGAAAAGATGAGAGCTGCAGGTCTGCACGAAGCTGTACTGCTGGGGGATCTTAGAACGATGGAATCTATCTTAAACGAGACAGATACCGATGTGAACGTGGCCGACGGAATGGACAGAACAGCTCTTCACTTGGCTGCCGACAGAGGCCATAAGGACATCGTCGTGATGCTCATTGAAAAAGGCGAGTTGCCGCGAAACTttcaataaatgtaatataaGATTTAAGAGGCTGTCATTATATGTCAAATGTAATGAGATAAAGGTAAGAAACTATAAGAAATTTTCAAGTTGGCTGATGATAACGAAGCACTTACAAGCATATACAGGGAGGACCTGGTACCATAAACCTCACGCGGAACAATTTTcccttatgtaaaagaaaacggaCAGAGATACCAACCTTGACGAATATGAACCTTTCGCAGGGTGTAAAGTCAACTCACCTGACGTGGAAGGACGGACGCCATTGCACTTCGCAGTTGAAAGTGGAGATCTGGACGTTGTTTTGGCTCTCCTAACGGCGGGAGCTGAAGTTGATGTTGTGGAGAAGAGACGTGGGAGAACGCCCATACACCTGGCCATTGTTGGCAATAATCTTGACATTCTGAAGGTAGTAGTTACTGGTTTTGCGTTTATTTTTTGCTTGGGGATAACCACGGGAGTTCTGCCCACTGAAGCGACGTCATATTGGACGAAATTCATAATCGAATATGTTTCTACATTCATGGGGATCTGAGTCGTGCAGCCTTCTGTGAAGGAACGTCAAAATATCAGCCATCGAGCAAATGAATGATCTTTCTTTTGCTGCGCTTCTTAATGTAGTGTCATTTCGTATTTCTAAAGAGTTATTttgatatacttttatattttacaggtACTGTTACAGCCGCTCGTGGACGATCCACAGTTGGGAGAAAAGGTGTTAAAATTAACCGAAAAGGCGAGTTAATTCCAAGCTTCTTGTTAAGTTCAAACTTTTACCTGATATGGCTTTCAAAATACAAACTATTTTAAGTTCATTCAAATAACGATCTATTTCAGTTTAAATTGCCATaatgatttttctgcttttctctctATAAATAAATTAGCAAGCCTATTTGCAAGATTCTCTTAAGTTCCACTTTTttagaagattttttcttttcttttaaacctTCACTGACAGACTGCTttttcactgtctctctctctctctctctctctctctctctctctctctctctctctctctctctctctgctttactaGATCTCAGTCAAAGACAAAACCATATAGAGTACTGTTATACTGTTATTCAAGTTAGATGAAATTTAAAACTATGGTAAATAAAGATGTATTCTTACCAGGACGGGAGAACTCTTCTACACATGGCGGCTCATCACGGCCTCCTGGAGGCGACCTACATGCTGATCAGCGCAGGCGCAGAGGTCAACGTCAAAGATGTGTCCGGGAACACGCCCATGCATGCAGTTATCCTCACTAGGCTGCGTAGAAAAGTATGTACGGCTGTTACCCATAATctgattttcaatttattttatttgtttatttactcatgtatttatttatttatttatttttttggctgaCGGTAAAAATCAGCAGCTGATATCATCAAAGTTAACCGTGACTGGCTGGTCATACTAAACGTACTCACCATAGATTACAATGATATCAGCTGTGGATACTTCCCGTCagctcaaaaaatataatatatatatatatatatatatatatatatatatatatatatatatatatatatatatatatatatatatattcctcgttCTTGTATGTTTGTGCTATTGGCAGTTGTTTCACCACTGATCTAttgttattaagattttatttcttactgtttaatactttattatatgatatatatgtatctatatctataataaaaatattaaacactaaaAAAACACAATCTTAATAACAACAGATCTGAGGAGAAACAACTGACAATCACAAAAACCTACAAGGAACAATGAAGAAGACAATATTTTGTACAATCCCCGATTTTACTTTCTTACCCCACCAGGAAAAAATCTGCTCGAAAGTGCTGGAGGTCCTCCTGGAATCTGGCGGAGACGCAGAAGGCGGAATCGAAGGAGAGAACGCCGGCGAAGCTGGGACTCTCCTTCACGCAGCCGCATTCGCAGGATGTCTGGACTGCGTCAGGGTCCTTCTCAAGCGTTCTGCCAAATTAGAAACGAAGGTAGGATGAAATGAATTgactgaatagagaatttaggccgaaggccacaTTTGACAGtgtaaggtttgaaaggcgtaacaggaggaaaacctcaaatcagttgcaatatgaatcaattttcaggagagggttgagggaagtaagatggaaggaagagaatatggaaggaggtacaataaaagaaacgaaagggcgTGACGCAAAAACACTTAATTCGGGAGAAAGTGATTCGTGCTAATTTCTGAATCAATAGCCATTGAGAAACGAAGATAgcaagtttttataataaaacatttatctttttaGAAGATTTAGCTTCACACTACATCTCAGAGAgctattaaatatatacattaggaatcaatatacatatgtagatatgtatcattatacatatactgtataacatatatgtatattatatatatatatatatatatatacattttgaatcAACAGCCACTGAAAAATGAAGAtagtacatttttaaaatgaatattattttgttagaATGATTAAGCTTCAAACTACATCTCAGAGAgtcattaaaattatacattaggAGCAAAGAAATGACTACAATTGCAAGTCAGGTCATCAAAGAGGCTATTGACCTCGTAAAAAATTTCCAGTTCTTTTTAACAGAGCAGTTTTATCATTTCTAAAGACTGTCTCGGCGCTTCATGGTCAGAACAGCTGggtataaaaaaaaccttacggAATCCAGTGACAGAACACTGAtttaactaaacaaaaaatacacagacacaaatcTACAGAAATATGAAATCAAAGCAAACTCTTCTTCTCCAGAATTTCTACGGCAAAACGCCCTTGCAAATCGCCATTGAAGAAAACCACGTAGACATCGTGGCGTTCCTCGTAGACAACAACGCCTGCGTGGAAACCACTGATTCAAGGGGTCAGAGGCCCCTCCATTACGCCATCATGTCGGATTCCCCTCGGTTGGTCGAGGAGATCCTTCGCTCTGGGGCGGACAGGAACGCCAGGGATAAGGATGGAAACACCTACTTCCAGTACGCTGTGATCA
It encodes:
- the LOC136851969 gene encoding uncharacterized protein; this translates as MWGSSRKVTVTETSYHSSTKFEKISSQNQNQSPKKKMTDTEEAALKEKKSENCRRRSSHERDDKNAAGESNLRRAVQEKLEKEKFRENCISSEAIALPWVPAESKIPREEPRKCPVSDESNKKVVVELKWLDSEGNASRNGSVEPQACAIKASLTLAEVDKVSEFITHLKMDKATHAEHSADTDSLGNRTLQGKSLGNLQNELSSHNPDHYDSVPTFTRTRSNNNMDVIDDAHSSLGLTNEIKTGSTRCATPMQDNVQSSSADLLGGKTLGTYSAKRSTKENGYAFEDTKPVSRVSTRSATPFDTTSRSFMPVNIPRESSLPPTKTTGRMLNSHNLSDPLTDNYRRYPSTASHPSDVHTSPIVTYDDIELDHMVQSALALARARRGLSLQRILDDSADVPLRRPMSRFRDSVSMSRTDDSDSYLSRYPNYRRYQRTSCEPFDFTSNVSSVKEDNPLSFVPENGSLTRPSTRATSMPAVSRNRRDVRTLDRDVVSDFSPSLNANSGKDTESPEDSSFDRSQMIRGSSPSLKKPLTLPEITEEQDKVPSIVEEMDLLTTYHGAGVFCSSLTDDVPEVTVQRKDPRRGRSISVMRRLLSDGEGQYSREATPMSSLRKQFKEKMRAAGLHEAVLLGDLRTMESILNETDTDVNVADGMDRTALHLAADRGHKDIVVMLIEKGCKVNSPDVEGRTPLHFAVESGDLDVVLALLTAGAEVDVVEKRRGRTPIHLAIVGNNLDILKVLLQPLVDDPQLGEKVLKLTEKDGRTLLHMAAHHGLLEATYMLISAGAEVNVKDVSGNTPMHAVILTRLRRKEKICSKVLEVLLESGGDAEGGIEGENAGEAGTLLHAAAFAGCLDCVRVLLKRSAKLETKNFYGKTPLQIAIEENHVDIVAFLVDNNACVETTDSRGQRPLHYAIMSDSPRLVEEILRSGADRNARDKDGNTYFQYAVIKRRYQALDALVKEKVVDAGEDQQAIHYCASAGDQAGIDVLQNNAFNINATDTKGRTALHLAISSGHESLVLYLLANGASARRADDNGATPLHYAVRWGGSDALLRRLLKQQGNVNEVDRLGRTPLHYAASKSSIMSDMYILINNGAQINVRDARGLTPLHLAARLGNESLVRILLDNDARHDIPDCDQFLPVDHAKENGHKCIIKRLEAYHIKKERDKEARLKFYVAKKAEDPEVVEVVEAKETKEVKEMIKGEVAMVVVGEDEA